A portion of the Granulosicoccus antarcticus IMCC3135 genome contains these proteins:
- a CDS encoding tripartite tricarboxylate transporter TctB family protein: MSRVKTLQVLFKRYRRPGDIVFAWAVLLLSLFLLSQLFEQTAYKPGTKFISQPRFWPAITLVGMTGFAVFHLLGSMLSERIHGRWKEVLLWASSLEYAGWFVGYAALVPWAGYLPSTVVVTLLLTVRAGYRDRVTLIAAVASAVVIVLLFKTFLQVKLPSGQIYEVLPDGLRQIMLTYF; the protein is encoded by the coding sequence ATGTCTCGAGTAAAGACGCTACAAGTGCTTTTCAAACGATATCGCCGTCCTGGCGATATCGTTTTCGCATGGGCTGTGCTGCTGCTTTCCCTATTTCTGTTGTCGCAACTGTTTGAACAGACTGCCTATAAACCAGGTACGAAATTCATCTCGCAACCTCGGTTCTGGCCTGCCATTACTCTAGTGGGAATGACTGGTTTTGCAGTGTTTCACCTACTGGGTTCGATGTTGTCCGAGCGAATTCACGGTCGTTGGAAAGAGGTGCTTCTCTGGGCCTCGTCGCTTGAATATGCCGGCTGGTTTGTCGGGTATGCAGCGCTTGTTCCCTGGGCTGGCTATCTGCCTTCAACCGTTGTTGTCACTCTGTTGTTGACTGTACGGGCTGGATATCGCGACCGTGTGACATTGATAGCTGCGGTTGCCAGTGCTGTCGTTATAGTTCTTTTGTTCAAGACATTCCTGCAGGTAAAACTGCCTTCAGGACAGATCTATGAAGTGTTGCCTGACGGGCTGCGCCAGATCATGCTGACCTATTTCTGA